A part of Gemmatimonas groenlandica genomic DNA contains:
- a CDS encoding Acg family FMN-binding oxidoreductase, whose translation MHNARRDAVKRIASTALAVGVAPLLSACLDPTREDRAQRDDVVRALDPALADVLYHASLAPSGHNAQPWMIGVTAPNRLVISTARDRWLHEVDPQNRELLLSFGCFLENMIVTARHRGFHLEYQLVGTSPATSEILDVTLRRATPVAFPLESIQQRRTVRSHHLRAALTRADVQAITAPFGDHAAYFPFGSTRATWLAEQTIEANRVQAYREPAQRELSEWIRWADDDARRERNGLTPASMEITGLSGWYVRHFMTRADVMKPKFREQGLDAVRAQVGDYGGWLVITSADASMSTLIETGRLVERMWLGCRARMIAIHPMTQILEESPFRDQVGAQLGLAGRVQFLLRVSYIKEYPAPVSLRMPLSRLVSTL comes from the coding sequence ATGCACAATGCTCGACGCGATGCCGTGAAGCGTATCGCCAGCACAGCTCTGGCGGTCGGCGTTGCTCCGTTGCTGAGCGCGTGTCTGGACCCCACACGCGAGGACCGCGCGCAACGTGATGATGTCGTGCGCGCACTGGACCCGGCGCTCGCCGATGTGCTGTACCACGCCTCACTCGCGCCAAGCGGACACAACGCGCAGCCGTGGATGATTGGTGTCACCGCACCGAACCGGCTCGTGATCAGCACGGCGCGTGATCGATGGCTCCACGAGGTCGATCCGCAGAACCGCGAACTGCTGCTTTCGTTTGGCTGCTTTCTCGAGAACATGATCGTGACGGCACGGCACCGCGGCTTTCATCTCGAGTACCAGCTCGTCGGTACCTCGCCTGCCACCAGCGAGATACTCGACGTGACGTTGCGTCGCGCGACGCCGGTCGCCTTCCCGCTCGAGAGCATCCAGCAGCGGCGTACCGTGCGCAGCCATCATCTCCGCGCTGCGCTCACGCGTGCCGACGTGCAGGCGATCACGGCGCCGTTCGGGGACCACGCGGCGTATTTCCCCTTCGGATCCACGCGCGCCACGTGGCTCGCGGAGCAGACGATCGAGGCCAATCGCGTTCAGGCGTATCGCGAACCGGCGCAGCGCGAGCTCTCCGAATGGATCCGGTGGGCCGACGACGACGCGCGCCGAGAACGAAATGGACTGACGCCCGCGTCGATGGAGATCACCGGGCTCTCCGGATGGTACGTACGGCACTTCATGACCCGAGCCGACGTGATGAAGCCGAAATTTCGCGAACAAGGTCTGGACGCGGTGCGTGCGCAGGTCGGCGATTACGGTGGATGGCTTGTGATCACCAGCGCGGACGCCTCGATGTCCACGCTCATCGAAACGGGGCGCTTGGTCGAGCGCATGTGGCTGGGATGCCGCGCGCGCATGATCGCCATCCATCCCATGACGCAGATACTCGAGGAGTCGCCCTTCCGCGACCAGGTCGGCGCGCAGCTTGGTCTCGCGGGCCGCGTACAGTTTCTTCTGCGCGTCAGCTACATCAAGGAGTACCCCGCACCGGTGAGTCTGCGGATGCCGCTCTCGCGCTTGGTGAGCACGCTATGA
- a CDS encoding DUF6544 family protein — translation MTGPRTIVTELLLAIATGAAWWVRSAFRARFAHDRDMLLARAMPPASLVTEADLAQLPLPMQTYLRRVGAVGRARIRNLRVTFTAQMRSSASAPWMHATATQYEFFSPPARLFSMSASRSGIPFDVLHRYLDNAATFQVRIAGLIPMVNKSGPGITHDETVTLMNDVLVLAPAAVLDMPFTFETINARSLRATFSNAGFTVTAHVTFDEAGDLVGFVSDDRSHDREGGAATWSTPISGYREVDGIRVGSLGDANWIEPSGEWTYGRFQISSIAYNVTS, via the coding sequence ATGACTGGACCTCGGACGATCGTGACAGAGCTACTGCTGGCGATCGCGACTGGTGCCGCATGGTGGGTCCGCTCGGCATTCCGTGCGCGCTTTGCGCACGACCGCGACATGCTGCTGGCGCGCGCGATGCCGCCAGCCTCGCTCGTGACCGAGGCTGACCTCGCGCAACTTCCACTGCCCATGCAAACGTACCTGCGCCGTGTGGGTGCGGTGGGACGGGCACGCATACGCAACCTGCGGGTCACCTTCACCGCGCAGATGCGCAGCAGCGCGTCCGCGCCATGGATGCACGCCACGGCCACGCAATACGAGTTCTTCTCGCCGCCGGCCCGTTTGTTCTCCATGAGCGCGAGCCGCTCGGGCATACCATTCGATGTCTTGCATCGCTACCTAGATAACGCCGCCACGTTTCAGGTCCGGATTGCCGGTCTGATTCCCATGGTGAACAAGTCGGGTCCGGGAATCACGCACGATGAGACGGTCACGCTGATGAACGACGTACTGGTCTTGGCGCCGGCGGCCGTGCTGGATATGCCGTTCACGTTCGAGACCATCAACGCACGTTCGCTGCGGGCCACGTTCAGCAATGCCGGCTTTACCGTGACGGCACACGTGACCTTCGACGAGGCGGGTGACCTCGTGGGCTTCGTCTCCGACGACCGCTCCCACGACCGTGAGGGTGGCGCCGCCACATGGTCGACACCGATTTCCGGCTATCGCGAAGTGGACGGCATCCGCGTGGGCTCGCTGGGCGACGCCAACTGGATCGAGCCCTCCGGCGAGTGGACCTATGGCCGCTTCCAGATCTCATCGATCGCGTACAACGTGACGAGCTGA
- the bla gene encoding subclass B3 metallo-beta-lactamase, whose amino-acid sequence MNAWMSRAAALGLLSALLAAPLSAQSYTAKECPSCAGWNAPHAPTKLFGNSYYVGTDGLSAILITSPAGHVLIDGGLPESAPLILQNIVALGFRLQDVKLILNSHDHYDHAGGIAELARATGAAVAASASSAKTMRAGIAGANDPQYAMLLAYPKVPLVREIADGDTVRVGALSLVAHFTPGHTAGGTTWSWRTCEGARCLDLVYADSQTPISDSSFRYAGDPRYPSAAADFARGHARIEQLRCDVLITPHPSATKLWERLAATGDAPGLVDPDACKRYAATSRAAFAKRLATEASSRL is encoded by the coding sequence ATGAACGCATGGATGTCCCGCGCCGCCGCACTCGGTCTGTTGAGCGCGCTTCTCGCCGCACCACTCTCAGCCCAGAGCTACACCGCGAAGGAATGCCCGAGCTGCGCCGGGTGGAACGCGCCACACGCGCCGACGAAGCTCTTCGGCAACAGCTATTATGTGGGCACGGATGGATTGAGCGCGATCCTCATCACGTCGCCGGCGGGACATGTCCTGATCGATGGCGGACTCCCCGAGTCGGCGCCGCTCATTCTACAGAACATCGTCGCCCTCGGCTTCCGCCTGCAGGATGTGAAGCTGATCCTCAACTCGCATGATCACTACGATCACGCGGGCGGCATTGCCGAGCTGGCGCGGGCGACGGGTGCCGCAGTAGCGGCCAGTGCATCCAGTGCGAAGACGATGCGCGCGGGTATCGCGGGTGCCAACGATCCACAGTACGCGATGCTGCTGGCGTATCCGAAAGTGCCGCTCGTTCGCGAGATCGCCGATGGCGATACGGTCCGCGTGGGCGCGCTGTCGTTGGTGGCGCACTTCACGCCGGGGCACACAGCCGGCGGCACGACGTGGAGCTGGCGGACGTGCGAGGGGGCGCGCTGTCTCGACCTGGTGTACGCCGACAGTCAGACGCCGATTTCAGACAGCAGCTTCCGGTACGCCGGTGACCCTCGCTATCCGTCGGCCGCCGCCGATTTTGCACGAGGGCACGCACGCATCGAGCAACTGCGCTGTGATGTGCTGATCACGCCGCATCCGAGCGCGACGAAGCTATGGGAGCGATTGGCGGCCACCGGCGATGCACCGGGGCTGGTGGACCCCGACGCGTGCAAACGTTACGCCGCGACCTCACGGGCGGCGTTCGCGAAGCGGCTGGCCACCGAGGCGTCCTCACGCCTGTAG
- a CDS encoding cupin domain-containing protein, producing MPPTSRRSFLGAAISAVPLLTGATYAQPPAKAAFVRAGDDREGVHKTLGISTIDFKVTSADSGGAMLVIENTNRAKGGPAKHLHTTQDELFYCIEGEYRIEIGGVRYDLKAGDSILAPRRVPHVWAFVGNTMGRLLITFTPPGAMEAFFREVSKGNAMPIQDPELWRAHGMELLGPPLPV from the coding sequence ATGCCACCGACGTCGCGTCGTTCATTCCTCGGAGCCGCGATCAGCGCGGTCCCCCTCCTAACCGGCGCCACGTACGCGCAGCCACCGGCCAAGGCGGCGTTCGTCCGCGCCGGCGACGATCGTGAAGGCGTACACAAAACGCTCGGCATCAGCACGATCGACTTCAAGGTCACGTCGGCCGATAGCGGTGGGGCGATGCTGGTCATCGAGAACACCAATCGCGCCAAAGGCGGGCCGGCCAAGCACCTCCACACGACACAAGACGAGCTCTTCTACTGCATCGAGGGCGAGTATCGCATCGAGATTGGTGGCGTTCGCTATGACCTCAAGGCGGGCGATTCGATTCTGGCGCCACGACGGGTGCCGCACGTGTGGGCCTTCGTGGGCAATACCATGGGACGTCTGCTGATCACGTTTACGCCCCCAGGCGCCATGGAGGCGTTTTTTCGTGAAGTGTCAAAGGGCAATGCCATGCCCATTCAGGACCCAGAACTCTGGCGCGCACACGGCATGGAACTGCTTGGTCCGCCGCTCCCCGTGTAG